DNA from Candidatus Binatia bacterium:
CCCACACCGTGGAGATCGGTGGACGACGGATTACAGCCGAGCACATCCTCGTTGCCACGGGCGGGTGGCCGCGGATGCCCGAAGGGAAGGGGGCCGAGCTCGCGATCAGTTCGAACGAGATCTTCCATCTCGAGCGCCGGCCGGAGCGGCTCCTGGTCGTCGGTGGGGGATACATCGCCGTTGAGTTCGCCGGGATCCTGCATGGGATGGGCTCCGCCGTGACGCAGGTGTACCGCGGGCCGCTGTTCCTGCGTGGGTTCGACGACGATTGCCGCGTCACACTCGCCGAGGAGATGCGAAAGAAGGAGATCGATCTGCGATTCGACACGAACCTCTCTTCAATCGAGAAGGTCGCAGGCGGGCTCGTTGTGACTCTCGACGATGGGAGCCGCCTGGAGGTCGACCAGGTTCTCTGTGCGATCGGGCGCGTGCCTCTCTCGAACGATCTGGGGTTGGAGGAGGCGGGCGTGAAGTTGGGCAAGGGCGGAGCGATCGTCGTCGACGAGTACGGTGCCTCTTCGGTGCCGAGCATTCACGCGATCGGCGACGTCACCGATCGCATCAACCTCACGCCCGTCGCGATCCACGAGGGCATGTGCCTCGCCGCGACGTTGTTCGACGGCCGTCCCACGTCCCCGACTCATGACGACGTGGCGTCGGCGGTGTTCAGTCAGCCGAATATCGGCAGCGTTGGTCTGACCGAGGCGCAGGCACGCGAGACCTACGGCGAGATCGACGTGTACCGCTCGAAGTTTCGGGCGCTGAAGCACACCCTGACCGGTCGAGACGAGCAGACGATGATGAAGCTCCTCGTCGATCGCGCGTCGGACCGGGTGGTTGGCGTGCACATGGTCGGACCGGATGCGGGCGAGATCATTCAGGGCATCGGGATCGCCGTCACGTGTCGCGCGACGAAGGCGCAGTTCGACGCGACGATCGGGATCCACCCGACCGCGGCCGAGGAGTTCGTGACGATGCGCGAACCGGTCGCCCGGGACGATTGAGGCACGCATGGCCGGACGGTTCACGAGCACCGACGGTACCGCATCCGCGCGGGTCGTGATCGAGCAGCGGGCGGACAGTGGATTCGTTCTGCGCGAGGGCTTTCGCTACCGGGATGAGGGCGCCGATCTCGACCTCACGGTTCTGCCGGCCGACCTGCCGGTGACCGATCTCGCCTCGGTGCCGTGGTTCCTGCGTTGGTTTGTTCCGGCCTATGGTCGCCACTCGCTCGCGGCGTTGTTGCACGACCACCTGATCGAGAATGGGGCGAGACTCGTCCCCCCGGTCTCCCGCGTTCGCGCCGATGAGATCTTCCTCGCGGCGCTCGGGGATCTCCGGGTGCCCCTCGTCCGTCGGCATCTGATGTGGGCGGCTGTGAACCTGAAGACTCGCCTGAACCGCGGCGGACTCGCGCGCTTTGGAATGCAGGCGTGGATCGTCGCGTCCCT
Protein-coding regions in this window:
- a CDS encoding DUF1353 domain-containing protein — translated: MAGRFTSTDGTASARVVIEQRADSGFVLREGFRYRDEGADLDLTVLPADLPVTDLASVPWFLRWFVPAYGRHSLAALLHDHLIENGARLVPPVSRVRADEIFLAALGDLRVPLVRRHLMWAAVNLKTRLNRGGLARFGMQAWIVASLLGTATLLGAIVAREPLLTIGAVIAPIAGALMWWPQFRIGLVAGYGAALLGPPAITISIAYATYALTERAVGRGRWLVSPFLFSRRPAGASPPGNLATTKQKGRD
- the gor gene encoding glutathione-disulfide reductase; its protein translation is MARYDYDLFTIGAGSGGVRASRVSASYGARVAVAEERQLGGTCVNVGCIPKKLMVYASHYSEDFEDAASYGWTVGPRSFDWATLIANKDREIERLNGIYRRILDQHGVEIIEGRAVVVDPHTVEIGGRRITAEHILVATGGWPRMPEGKGAELAISSNEIFHLERRPERLLVVGGGYIAVEFAGILHGMGSAVTQVYRGPLFLRGFDDDCRVTLAEEMRKKEIDLRFDTNLSSIEKVAGGLVVTLDDGSRLEVDQVLCAIGRVPLSNDLGLEEAGVKLGKGGAIVVDEYGASSVPSIHAIGDVTDRINLTPVAIHEGMCLAATLFDGRPTSPTHDDVASAVFSQPNIGSVGLTEAQARETYGEIDVYRSKFRALKHTLTGRDEQTMMKLLVDRASDRVVGVHMVGPDAGEIIQGIGIAVTCRATKAQFDATIGIHPTAAEEFVTMREPVARDD